The following coding sequences lie in one Candidatus Poribacteria bacterium genomic window:
- a CDS encoding tetratricopeptide repeat protein, translated as MAEERQRFDEAEAWYRKALEIFERLGLERDAADDYHQLGIIAQERQRFDQAEAWYRKALKIFERLGLERDAASDYHQLGIIAEERQRFDEAEAWYRKALETYERQEHPPLMVNTLAQIGVLRCRQDRPDESVAWFARALAIASEHGMRVAVQIQHNLAIVMGAMGEQAFSAAWRTARDGEEPPLVALRDIVARLRSAGASEE; from the coding sequence ATCGCCGAGGAGCGACAGCGCTTCGACGAGGCGGAGGCGTGGTATCGCAAGGCGCTGGAAATCTTCGAGCGGCTGGGGTTGGAGCGTGACGCGGCGGACGACTACCACCAGTTGGGCATCATCGCCCAGGAGCGACAGCGCTTCGACCAGGCGGAGGCGTGGTATCGCAAGGCGCTGAAAATCTTCGAGCGGCTGGGGTTGGAGCGTGACGCGGCGTCCGACTACCACCAGTTGGGCATCATCGCCGAGGAGCGACAGCGCTTCGACGAGGCGGAGGCGTGGTATCGCAAGGCGCTGGAAACCTACGAGCGGCAGGAACATCCGCCGCTAATGGTCAACACGCTGGCGCAAATCGGCGTGCTCCGATGCCGCCAGGACCGTCCGGACGAGTCCGTCGCATGGTTCGCCAGGGCGCTCGCCATCGCGTCGGAACACGGCATGCGCGTCGCCGTTCAGATCCAACACAACCTCGCCATCGTCATGGGCGCCATGGGCGAACAGGCATTCAGCGCCGCGTGGCGCACGGCGCGCGATGGCGAGGAGCCGCCGCTGGTTGCCCTCCGCGACATCGTCGCCCGGCTGCGTTCAGCAGGCGCCTCAGAGGAGTGA